The following DNA comes from Amycolatopsis albispora.
ACAAGGGACCGGATCACCTTCGCCGGTCGCGAGCACACCGGAACCGGGCGCGTCACCGCGGTACTGGACGCCGACGGCAGGCAGGCCCGCGTCCCGGCGGGTGGTATCGCCCGGATCGCGGGCGTGCCGGACCTGCGCGTCGGCGACCGGCTCGGGACCACGTCCGCGGCACCCGAACCGACGCGGTTTCGCCCGCCCACCTGGGAAACCGTGGTCACCCCGGCATCCGGCACGACTCCGGCCGCACTGCACGCCGCGCTCGACCGGCTTGCCGACCAGGACCCGCTGATCGGCCTGCGCCGCGGTCCGGAGCCCGGCAGCCTCGTCGTTTCGCTGTACGGCGAGGTGCAGCGCGAGGTCATCGCCGCGCGGCTGAGCGAGGAATTCGGGGTGACGGCGGAGTTTTCGCCGTCACGGGTAGTGCGTGTGAAGCGGCTGACCGGCACCGGCGCCGCAGTCCGCCGGATCGGTGACACCGAGCCGGTGCTGCACTGGGCCACGATCGGGCTGCGCGTGGAACCGGGCGCGCCGGATTCGGGGGTGCGGTTCGCGCTGGCCGCCGAACGCGGCTCGCTGCCCGCCGCGTTCATCACCGCGATCGAGGAAACCGTGCGCGCCACGCTGCGCGACCGGTCGGTGGTGGACTGTCTGGTCACCCTGACGCACACCGGTTACGCCAGCCCGGTCAGCACTGCCGCCGACTTCCGGAACCTCACGCCGATCGTGCTCGACGAGGCGGTTTCGCGGGCGGGCACGGTGGTGTGCGAGCCGTGGGAGCACGTGGAACTCGATCTGCCGGAAGACGCGCTGAGCCCGGTGCTGTCCCGGCTGGTCCGGCTCGGCGGCGTGCCGGGAAGTCCTTCGGTGGCGGACGGTTCGGCCGCGCTCGACGCCGAGGTCCCGTCGGCGCGCCTGCGGGAACTCGAGCAGGCGCTGCCCGGCCTGACCGGCGGATCGGGCGTGCTGACCGCCCGGCCCGCCGGCCACCGGGTCACGCCGGGGAGCGCAGGGCGGTGACGGCCGCGGCGAACATGGTCGACTTGATCGCGCCCAGCGTGCCGCGGTCCTTGCCGGCCAGCCCGCGCACCACGTCACCCGCGTGGTCGAGCAGCTTCGACTCGGCGGCGACGACGTCGACCAGGCCGAGCTCCCGCGCGTCCGGACCGCCGAAGCGGCGGCCGGTGGTCATCGACGCGATGGCGGCGGACGGGGTCAGCTTGGCCTGGATGAGCGCGGCCATGCCCGGGGTGAACGGGATGTTGATGTCCGCCTCGGGGAAGCAGAAGTAGCCGCGGTCCTCGCGCATCACGCGGAAGTCGTGCGCCATGGCGAGCATGGCGCCCGCGCCGAAGGCGTGCCCGTTGAGCGCGGCGACCGTCGGCACCGGGAGCGTGAGCACCCTGGCGAACAGTTCCTGCACGTCGGTGACGTACTGCCCGGCCTTCTCCCCGTTGGCGGTGAGCCATTCGAGGTCGAGACCGTTGGAGTAGAACTTGCCGCCGCCGACGGTGACCAGCGCGGCCGGGGCGGCTCCCTCGGTGACGGTGTCCAGCGCGGTGTGGACGCTTTCCAGCCAGT
Coding sequences within:
- a CDS encoding elongation factor G — protein: MRMLNLGIVAHVDAGKTSLTERLLFDSGAIPRLGSVDHGSTRTDGMDLERRRGITIRSAVAAFTTAGHEVHLIDTPGHADFVAEVERALGVLDGAILVLSAVEGVQAHTRVLMRTLRALSVPTILFVNKIDRAGARGSELLADIRRLLDPAAVAVNRASGLGTRQATVAELPPGDELAELLAERSDAVLESYVDGLDPVLLRDELRSQARRGWVCPVLFGSAITGAGIDALCRGIVDFLPSVDPALSEKPLDGTVFAVERDRGGQRFAVARLFSGTLSTRDRITFAGREHTGTGRVTAVLDADGRQARVPAGGIARIAGVPDLRVGDRLGTTSAAPEPTRFRPPTWETVVTPASGTTPAALHAALDRLADQDPLIGLRRGPEPGSLVVSLYGEVQREVIAARLSEEFGVTAEFSPSRVVRVKRLTGTGAAVRRIGDTEPVLHWATIGLRVEPGAPDSGVRFALAAERGSLPAAFITAIEETVRATLRDRSVVDCLVTLTHTGYASPVSTAADFRNLTPIVLDEAVSRAGTVVCEPWEHVELDLPEDALSPVLSRLVRLGGVPGSPSVADGSAALDAEVPSARLRELEQALPGLTGGSGVLTARPAGHRVTPGSAGR
- a CDS encoding enoyl-CoA hydratase-related protein; this encodes MPELQHHDPVYVLDLGEGENRFSPDWLESVHTALDTVTEGAAPAALVTVGGGKFYSNGLDLEWLTANGEKAGQYVTDVQELFARVLTLPVPTVAALNGHAFGAGAMLAMAHDFRVMREDRGYFCFPEADINIPFTPGMAALIQAKLTPSAAIASMTTGRRFGGPDARELGLVDVVAAESKLLDHAGDVVRGLAGKDRGTLGAIKSTMFAAAVTALRSPA